One Theropithecus gelada isolate Dixy chromosome 20, Tgel_1.0, whole genome shotgun sequence DNA segment encodes these proteins:
- the MPG gene encoding DNA-3-methyladenine glycosylase isoform X1, with translation MVTPTLQMKKPKQFSRRMGQKKQRPAKAEQPHSPSDTAQAPCPKEPCLGPPTTLGPYRSIYFSSPKGHLTRLGLEFFDQPAVPLARAFLGQVLVRRLPNGTELRGRIVETEAYLGPEDEAAHSRGGRQTPRNQGMFMKPGTLYVYIIYGMYFCMNISSQGDGACVLLRALEPLEGLETMRQLRSTLRKGTASRVLKDRELCSGPSKLCQALAINKSFDQRDLAQDEAIWLERGPLEPSEPAVVTAARVGVGYAGEWARKPLRFYVRGSPWVSVVDRVAEQDTQA, from the exons ATGGTCacccccactttgcagatgaagaaaccgaAGCAG TTTTCCCGAAGGATGGGGCAAAAAAAGCAGCGACCAGCCAAAGCAGAGCAGCCACACAGCCCGTCTGACACAGCCCAGGCACCTTGCCCCAAGGAGCCCTGTTTGGGACCACCCACCACCCTGGGCCCATACCGCAGCATCTATTTCTCAAGCCCGAAGGGCCACCTTACCCGACTGGGGTTGGAGTTTTTCGACCAGCCAGCAGTCCCCCTGGCCCGGGCATTTCTGGGACAG GTCCTAGTCCGGCGACTTCCTAATGGCACAGAACTCCGAGGCCGCATCGTGGAGACTGAGGCATACCTGGGGCCAGAGGATGAAGCTGCCCACTCAAGGGGTGGCCGGCAGACCCCCCGCAACCAAGGCATGTTCATGAAGCCGGGGACCCTGTACGTGTACATCATTTATGGCATGTACTTCTGCATGAACATCTCCAGCCAGG GGGACGGGGCTTGTGTCTTGCTGCGAGCACTGGAGCCCCTGGAAGGTCTGGAGACCATGCGTCAGCTTCGCAGCACCCTCCGGAAAGGCACCGCCAGCCGTGTCCTCAAGGACCGTGAGCTCTGCAGTGGCCCCTCCAAgctgtgccaggccctggccaTCAACAAGAGCTTTGACCAGAGGGACCTGGCACAGGATGAAGCTATATGGCTGGAGCGTGGTCCCTTGGAGCCCAGTGAGCCAGCTGTAGTGACAGCAGCCCGGGTGGGCGTTGGCTATGCAGGGGAGTGGGCCCGGAAACCCCTCCGCTTCTATGTCCGGGGCAGCCCCTGGGTCAGTGTGGTCGACAGAGTGGCTGAGCAGGACACACAGGCCTAA
- the MPG gene encoding DNA-3-methyladenine glycosylase isoform X2, translated as MPARSGAQFSRRMGQKKQRPAKAEQPHSPSDTAQAPCPKEPCLGPPTTLGPYRSIYFSSPKGHLTRLGLEFFDQPAVPLARAFLGQVLVRRLPNGTELRGRIVETEAYLGPEDEAAHSRGGRQTPRNQGMFMKPGTLYVYIIYGMYFCMNISSQGDGACVLLRALEPLEGLETMRQLRSTLRKGTASRVLKDRELCSGPSKLCQALAINKSFDQRDLAQDEAIWLERGPLEPSEPAVVTAARVGVGYAGEWARKPLRFYVRGSPWVSVVDRVAEQDTQA; from the exons ATGCCTGCGCGCAGCGGGGCCCAG TTTTCCCGAAGGATGGGGCAAAAAAAGCAGCGACCAGCCAAAGCAGAGCAGCCACACAGCCCGTCTGACACAGCCCAGGCACCTTGCCCCAAGGAGCCCTGTTTGGGACCACCCACCACCCTGGGCCCATACCGCAGCATCTATTTCTCAAGCCCGAAGGGCCACCTTACCCGACTGGGGTTGGAGTTTTTCGACCAGCCAGCAGTCCCCCTGGCCCGGGCATTTCTGGGACAG GTCCTAGTCCGGCGACTTCCTAATGGCACAGAACTCCGAGGCCGCATCGTGGAGACTGAGGCATACCTGGGGCCAGAGGATGAAGCTGCCCACTCAAGGGGTGGCCGGCAGACCCCCCGCAACCAAGGCATGTTCATGAAGCCGGGGACCCTGTACGTGTACATCATTTATGGCATGTACTTCTGCATGAACATCTCCAGCCAGG GGGACGGGGCTTGTGTCTTGCTGCGAGCACTGGAGCCCCTGGAAGGTCTGGAGACCATGCGTCAGCTTCGCAGCACCCTCCGGAAAGGCACCGCCAGCCGTGTCCTCAAGGACCGTGAGCTCTGCAGTGGCCCCTCCAAgctgtgccaggccctggccaTCAACAAGAGCTTTGACCAGAGGGACCTGGCACAGGATGAAGCTATATGGCTGGAGCGTGGTCCCTTGGAGCCCAGTGAGCCAGCTGTAGTGACAGCAGCCCGGGTGGGCGTTGGCTATGCAGGGGAGTGGGCCCGGAAACCCCTCCGCTTCTATGTCCGGGGCAGCCCCTGGGTCAGTGTGGTCGACAGAGTGGCTGAGCAGGACACACAGGCCTAA
- the MPG gene encoding DNA-3-methyladenine glycosylase isoform X4, with the protein MGQKKQRPAKAEQPHSPSDTAQAPCPKEPCLGPPTTLGPYRSIYFSSPKGHLTRLGLEFFDQPAVPLARAFLGQVLVRRLPNGTELRGRIVETEAYLGPEDEAAHSRGGRQTPRNQGMFMKPGTLYVYIIYGMYFCMNISSQGDGACVLLRALEPLEGLETMRQLRSTLRKGTASRVLKDRELCSGPSKLCQALAINKSFDQRDLAQDEAIWLERGPLEPSEPAVVTAARVGVGYAGEWARKPLRFYVRGSPWVSVVDRVAEQDTQA; encoded by the exons ATGGGGCAAAAAAAGCAGCGACCAGCCAAAGCAGAGCAGCCACACAGCCCGTCTGACACAGCCCAGGCACCTTGCCCCAAGGAGCCCTGTTTGGGACCACCCACCACCCTGGGCCCATACCGCAGCATCTATTTCTCAAGCCCGAAGGGCCACCTTACCCGACTGGGGTTGGAGTTTTTCGACCAGCCAGCAGTCCCCCTGGCCCGGGCATTTCTGGGACAG GTCCTAGTCCGGCGACTTCCTAATGGCACAGAACTCCGAGGCCGCATCGTGGAGACTGAGGCATACCTGGGGCCAGAGGATGAAGCTGCCCACTCAAGGGGTGGCCGGCAGACCCCCCGCAACCAAGGCATGTTCATGAAGCCGGGGACCCTGTACGTGTACATCATTTATGGCATGTACTTCTGCATGAACATCTCCAGCCAGG GGGACGGGGCTTGTGTCTTGCTGCGAGCACTGGAGCCCCTGGAAGGTCTGGAGACCATGCGTCAGCTTCGCAGCACCCTCCGGAAAGGCACCGCCAGCCGTGTCCTCAAGGACCGTGAGCTCTGCAGTGGCCCCTCCAAgctgtgccaggccctggccaTCAACAAGAGCTTTGACCAGAGGGACCTGGCACAGGATGAAGCTATATGGCTGGAGCGTGGTCCCTTGGAGCCCAGTGAGCCAGCTGTAGTGACAGCAGCCCGGGTGGGCGTTGGCTATGCAGGGGAGTGGGCCCGGAAACCCCTCCGCTTCTATGTCCGGGGCAGCCCCTGGGTCAGTGTGGTCGACAGAGTGGCTGAGCAGGACACACAGGCCTAA
- the MPG gene encoding DNA-3-methyladenine glycosylase isoform X3, translated as MVTPTLQMKKPKQVFSRRMGQKKQRPAKAEQPHSPSDTAQAPCPKEPCLGPPTTLGPYRSIYFSSPKGHLTRLGLEFFDQPAVPLARAFLGQVLVRRLPNGTELRGRIVETEAYLGPEDEAAHSRGGRQTPRNQGMFMKPGTLYVYIIYGMYFCMNISSQGDGACVLLRALEPLEGLETMRQLRSTLRKGTASRVLKDRELCSGPSKLCQALAINKSFDQRDLAQDEAIWLERGPLEPSEPAVVTAARVGVGYAGEWARKPLRFYVRGSPWVSVVDRVAEQDTQA; from the exons ATGGTCacccccactttgcagatgaagaaaccgaAGCAGGTG TTTTCCCGAAGGATGGGGCAAAAAAAGCAGCGACCAGCCAAAGCAGAGCAGCCACACAGCCCGTCTGACACAGCCCAGGCACCTTGCCCCAAGGAGCCCTGTTTGGGACCACCCACCACCCTGGGCCCATACCGCAGCATCTATTTCTCAAGCCCGAAGGGCCACCTTACCCGACTGGGGTTGGAGTTTTTCGACCAGCCAGCAGTCCCCCTGGCCCGGGCATTTCTGGGACAG GTCCTAGTCCGGCGACTTCCTAATGGCACAGAACTCCGAGGCCGCATCGTGGAGACTGAGGCATACCTGGGGCCAGAGGATGAAGCTGCCCACTCAAGGGGTGGCCGGCAGACCCCCCGCAACCAAGGCATGTTCATGAAGCCGGGGACCCTGTACGTGTACATCATTTATGGCATGTACTTCTGCATGAACATCTCCAGCCAGG GGGACGGGGCTTGTGTCTTGCTGCGAGCACTGGAGCCCCTGGAAGGTCTGGAGACCATGCGTCAGCTTCGCAGCACCCTCCGGAAAGGCACCGCCAGCCGTGTCCTCAAGGACCGTGAGCTCTGCAGTGGCCCCTCCAAgctgtgccaggccctggccaTCAACAAGAGCTTTGACCAGAGGGACCTGGCACAGGATGAAGCTATATGGCTGGAGCGTGGTCCCTTGGAGCCCAGTGAGCCAGCTGTAGTGACAGCAGCCCGGGTGGGCGTTGGCTATGCAGGGGAGTGGGCCCGGAAACCCCTCCGCTTCTATGTCCGGGGCAGCCCCTGGGTCAGTGTGGTCGACAGAGTGGCTGAGCAGGACACACAGGCCTAA